A genomic stretch from Candidatus Nitrososphaera gargensis Ga9.2 includes:
- a CDS encoding thioredoxin family protein, with translation MNTDNLSALAVGVGVVALIAGFGVYFNNPDLNKAASGQQKNFVPAAIIENGTVTEVQIDKSQFKLAPELAQISGYINTDLVTLADLRGKVVLIDFWTYSCINCIRTIPYLNAWYEKYADDGLVIVGVHTPEFEFEKDYDNVKAAVEKFGIKYPVAQDNDKGTWKAYENRYWPRKYLVDNEGYIRYDHIGEGSYAETEKVIQSLLLERAAYMGITNTTTPLDQSISNPKNAQSVNFGRIDTPELYFGYQFARAPLGNPEGFRPDQTVKYTIPEDTTTILPNRIYLDGGWKNNADHMELQSETGRVVLSYSAKAVNIVAGGSSGSVLYISEDGSSLTGSSSRGADVSEDGTIAIDGQKLYNLAMHENYGKHQLVINVKGKGFEIYTFTFG, from the coding sequence TTGAACACGGACAACCTTAGCGCGCTTGCAGTAGGAGTCGGCGTGGTCGCGCTCATAGCCGGCTTTGGAGTCTACTTTAACAACCCTGATCTCAACAAGGCCGCGTCGGGCCAGCAGAAGAATTTCGTGCCTGCAGCCATTATTGAAAACGGCACTGTTACAGAAGTGCAGATAGACAAATCACAATTCAAACTAGCGCCAGAGCTTGCGCAAATCTCTGGCTACATCAACACCGACCTGGTAACGCTTGCCGATCTAAGAGGCAAGGTCGTGCTGATCGACTTTTGGACCTACAGCTGCATTAACTGCATCAGGACTATTCCCTACCTTAACGCATGGTACGAAAAATATGCGGACGACGGCTTGGTGATAGTAGGCGTGCACACGCCCGAGTTCGAGTTTGAAAAAGACTATGACAACGTCAAGGCGGCCGTTGAAAAATTTGGGATCAAGTATCCGGTGGCTCAGGACAACGACAAGGGGACGTGGAAGGCATACGAAAACCGGTACTGGCCGCGAAAGTACCTGGTTGACAACGAAGGCTACATCCGGTACGACCACATTGGGGAAGGCAGCTATGCCGAAACCGAAAAAGTGATCCAGTCGCTGCTGTTAGAGCGCGCCGCGTACATGGGCATAACCAACACTACTACTCCACTCGACCAGTCGATAAGCAACCCAAAAAACGCGCAGAGCGTCAACTTTGGCCGGATAGACACTCCAGAGCTTTATTTTGGATACCAGTTTGCAAGGGCGCCGCTTGGAAACCCGGAAGGCTTCAGGCCGGACCAGACGGTAAAGTACACGATCCCGGAAGACACGACGACGATCCTTCCAAATAGGATCTACCTTGACGGGGGGTGGAAGAATAACGCAGACCACATGGAGCTCCAGAGCGAAACTGGCCGGGTCGTCCTTTCGTACTCTGCAAAAGCGGTCAACATCGTCGCAGGCGGCAGCAGCGGCAGCGTTCTCTACATTTCAGAGGACGGCTCAAGCCTGACTGGCAGCAGCTCGCGCGGGGCAGACGTTTCAGAAGACGGTACAATTGCCATAGACGGGCAAAAGCTCTACAACCTTGCAATGCACGAGAATTACGGCAAGCACCAGCTAGTGATCAATGTCAAAGGCAAGGGATTTGAGATATACACCTTCACTTTTGGTTAA
- a CDS encoding cytochrome c biogenesis CcdA family protein — translation MVETSVLVFALAGAGSFFSPCILPIIPAFVSYLSGTTLSEIQGQNQNAGGTSVTVKKSTRLNIFLNTVYFVLGFSLVFAVMGVILNSFLANIGTGFQATLQTIGGGVIIAFGAYLVLSTKIRTLNFERRMTAANLPRFKTTYLTSFVFGAAFASGWTPCVGPILGTTLTLAATSPGAAYNSLLAYSLGLGVPFLITGAFFSQSTKIIKKMVKYLKYFNPIMGAILIVLGVLVITNQLSIIGNFPLASEIINLERGLG, via the coding sequence GTGGTAGAGACCAGCGTTCTGGTGTTTGCGCTTGCAGGAGCGGGATCGTTCTTCTCACCGTGCATCCTGCCGATAATCCCTGCATTTGTATCCTACCTGTCGGGCACGACACTGAGCGAGATACAGGGTCAGAACCAGAATGCCGGCGGTACCTCGGTCACCGTCAAAAAGTCCACGCGGCTCAACATCTTTTTGAACACTGTCTACTTTGTGCTTGGCTTTTCGCTAGTCTTTGCTGTGATGGGCGTGATATTGAACAGCTTCCTTGCCAACATCGGTACCGGCTTTCAGGCGACGCTCCAGACGATAGGTGGCGGTGTGATAATCGCGTTTGGTGCATACCTTGTCCTATCGACAAAGATACGCACGCTCAACTTTGAAAGGAGGATGACGGCGGCCAACCTCCCGCGCTTCAAGACAACCTACCTGACATCGTTCGTGTTTGGAGCCGCATTTGCCTCCGGATGGACGCCGTGCGTCGGCCCGATACTTGGCACCACGCTTACGCTTGCGGCCACCTCTCCCGGAGCAGCATACAATTCGCTTCTTGCATACTCGCTTGGCCTAGGAGTGCCATTTTTGATAACTGGAGCGTTCTTCTCACAATCCACCAAGATAATCAAAAAGATGGTCAAGTACCTTAAATATTTCAACCCAATAATGGGCGCAATCCTGATCGTACTGGGCGTACTCGTGATCACAAACCAGCTTAGCATAATCGGCAACTTTCCACTTGCTAGCGAGATAATCAATCTGGAGAGGGGTCTTGGTTGA
- the pyrI gene encoding aspartate carbamoyltransferase regulatory subunit gives MSDTSQLLVRRIKDGTVIDHIEAGKALLVLRALSITGKEGNVITVALNVPSSKHGKKDIIKVENRFLETSETNKLALIAPRATINIIRDYKLIEKRKIQLPDSIVGIFKCPNLKCITNSGEEIRSTIDVIDKEKVVLKCRYCARTLSIDELVF, from the coding sequence ATGTCTGACACGAGCCAGCTTCTTGTGCGCAGGATAAAGGACGGCACGGTGATTGATCACATCGAAGCAGGCAAGGCGCTCCTTGTGCTACGGGCCCTGAGCATAACAGGCAAGGAGGGCAACGTGATCACCGTCGCGCTGAATGTGCCCAGCAGCAAGCACGGCAAGAAGGACATCATCAAGGTGGAGAACAGGTTTCTGGAGACGAGCGAAACCAACAAGCTTGCACTCATTGCACCGCGCGCAACGATCAACATTATCCGCGACTACAAGCTCATAGAGAAGCGCAAGATCCAGCTGCCAGATTCTATCGTCGGGATATTCAAGTGCCCCAACCTGAAATGCATAACAAACAGCGGCGAGGAGATCAGGTCCACCATTGACGTCATTGACAAGGAAAAAGTAGTGCTCAAGTGCCGCTACTGCGCAAGGACGTTATCAATCGACGAGCTAGTGTTCTAG
- a CDS encoding ArsR/SmtB family transcription factor, with product MPDPNAKRLLWYLFAGSRGGENRIRIIDLLKERPHNMNQLAEEMGIDYKAVQHHIGVLEKNNMVTKTGEKYGVLYFISNYLEVNIEAFNEVRAAIEKKRSSSSRDLEKSK from the coding sequence ATGCCAGACCCCAACGCCAAGCGCCTGCTGTGGTACCTTTTTGCAGGTTCGAGGGGCGGCGAGAATAGGATCAGGATAATCGATCTTCTCAAGGAGCGGCCCCACAACATGAACCAGCTGGCCGAGGAGATGGGGATCGACTACAAGGCCGTGCAGCACCATATCGGCGTTCTTGAGAAGAACAACATGGTCACCAAGACCGGTGAAAAGTACGGAGTGCTCTACTTCATCTCCAACTACCTTGAAGTCAACATCGAGGCGTTCAACGAGGTCAGGGCGGCGATAGAGAAGAAGCGGAGCAGTAGCAGTAGAGATCTGGAAAAAAGTAAATAA